The DNA sequence ttctttaccATAATATTACCCATTGGTCCAGTTTCACCCTCACCATTGGTGGAAATGTTGACACTGACAGTTTGCACAATACGCTGAAATGTCTGGTAGAGTTCCTCAGGCTCCAGCTGCAATTCTGGTTTGACATGTTCTGCAGTAGCCTGCCACAGAACAGTCTCTGTCTGTACACAAACCCCTTAAAAAATATAAGCGCAATTAAAACATGCGTTATATATATAAGCAAAACCTCTAATCTACTTTGTACAGCAGCGACTGGGAAATTCAAGCTGGGAATTTGGTGGTGGACTTGGTGCTCTCCAAAACTGTCGTTACTCAGTTACATGTATCGCTCTGTCTTCTaactgaaggaggaggagaatgaCGGGCAGCTCCACTCCCTAGGATTTTGCTGAAGGATTGATTTTATTTCCTCAGCTCCTCTACGTTCAACCCACAAGCTGCATACAAAGTGGCTATAATCCTCTAAGATACAGGAGAAGCCATGGGCTAAGGCTGCAAATCGGAATTCATACCATTAGAAGTTAAACTTccagagaaagaaattttttccattacatgtgatttttttttccttaagaggaaggaaataaaatacactgaGGTCTTTCTAATTAGAAGAGCATTCTTACCTGAAACACAGTCAACCACAACAAGGGCAGCATCAGTGACACACGGAGCTGCTGTAACTTCAGAGGAGAAATCAACATGTCCAGGGGAGTCAATTAAGTTAATAAGAAAACCTGAACCATCCCTTTGATGAGGGCCAAGTTGTTGTCTGAGAGTTCATAATACATAGAAATTGCCCTGTAAGAGAAGATAAGGCATTTTAATAATGTCTCGtaatttactgattttaaaacttGCATTGGTCAGGCACCTGTACCTCCTCTGTTACAGTGCCAATATTTCTCgatgtgtttaaaggaaaaaCCACAAGGAGACTTCAGTATTTCAATTTACAAGCTTCTTAGGATCTAAAATTCTGCTTGagtgtaattaatttttatttttattcagaatcaACACCTCAAGCTAGTAGTCACAGCATAATGTCACTGTCAAACACTTGCAGAGTCATGCTCCAAATCACTTTCCAACTTAACTTTGCAGTTGCAGACATTATAGACAGAGGTAATACTAATAAAACAGAGCCCACCACACTGGCTTGCAGGACCAGTGTGTTAGTCTGCAAGGAATTCAATAAAAATGAAGGTTACTACTaagaatccttctgaaagcatCTTTCTCCATAGTGAGAAGCAGGTAAGAGTGGTCGCTAGATATCACTTCTGAGCTCTACTCCAATACTGCCCAGATTGCACTCTGAAGACTGAACTTCTGTAATGCACAGTTTGATTCATATGTCAACTTCAAAAAGATCTGACAAGATGCAAGGCTTTGAGCAAACCTCTCTTCAGACTAAGacgaaaaaaagaaagatacaaacaAATTCTTACGTAGACTTGATTGTGATACATCTTTCTTGCTCAGCTTTCCGTGTGGGTCTGTGAATCGTGTTTCTCTGGCTCTGGCTGAAGCAAGGACGCCCGTTTTACACACCAGGGAGTCTGTCAAGGTTTGATTTGCCATGATCACCATGAGCAATCACAGACATATTCCTAATATGGGACTTCTTGTCCATGATTGCTCAGATCTGGTCTATTGTGAAATTCACCTggatgagggagaaaaaaaagaaaaaaagaaaaacagctattGCTTCCTTCTAAAGTACACAAATGTATACGTGAAACTAAACTTTTACTATTTGTTATTAAATTCACAACCTAAAGAATAAATTAAgttcatagaattacagaatggtttatgttggaacaggacttaaagatcatccagttccacccccctgccctgggcagggacacctcccaccagaccaggttgctccaagccccgtccagcctggccttgaacccctccagggatggggcagccacagcttctctgggcaacctgggccaggggctcaccaccctcagagtgaaaaatttcttcctaatatctaatctaaatctcccctctttttcaGTTAAAACCCTCGTCCTATTGCTTCACTCCCTGAGAgggtccctccccgtctttcctctAGGATCTCTTTAGGCACTGGAAGTTCATAGTTTTAAGCTTAGCATTACACATAGTTGTTCACATTTTTGGCATGATTTTGTAAGTACGAAGAACGGAGGCATAACTTAAAATACGGCTCAGATTCCACATCACAAAATGTCAACTACCACCAAAATGAAGAATCCACCTGCGGAGACAGAACAGCTCAACCCTGCCAAACGTTACAGGAGGGATAGTGCGCGCAACTGCAAGGGGTAGCTCTCATCACAGCTTCCGCACGCATCCTTCTTTTCCAAACacatccttctcctctcctcccaccactgCCCCTCACTTGGCCACCTCTCCCTCCCActcctgctctccatctcccAGGGATTTTCAGGTGACACACTTTTGGGGCATTCAAGGAGAGGCTGGGTCTCCTCCTTTTGTAGCCAACAAACCAGCTCTAGAAACTGGTGGTCCAGCTCAGTCAAAAACCTCTTTAAAGACTTAATTAccaaaaagcaacattttcacaGCCCCTCTCACAAATGATATCCCAgaaatttttctcatttccataaTCCTTCTGCCTCTTGCTAAGCACaattcccaga is a window from the Rissa tridactyla isolate bRisTri1 chromosome W, bRisTri1.patW.cur.20221130, whole genome shotgun sequence genome containing:
- the LOC128901876 gene encoding LOW QUALITY PROTEIN: elongation factor 2-like (The sequence of the model RefSeq protein was modified relative to this genomic sequence to represent the inferred CDS: inserted 2 bases in 2 codons; deleted 3 bases in 2 codons) encodes the protein MDKKSHIRNMSVIAHGDHGKSTLTDSLVCKTGVLASARARETRFTDTRKAEQERCITIKSTAISMYYELSDNNLALIKXDGSGFLINLIDSPGHVDFSSEVTAAPCVTDAALVVVDCVSGVCVQTETVLWQATAEHVKPELQLEPEELYQTFQRIVQTVSVNISTNGEGETGPMGNIMINPAISTVRFGSGLHGWAFTVKQFAETRVTKFAAKGEKAQLPPAEHSKKVEDRVKKLWGDKYFDPATGKFSKSTTSPDGKKLPRTFCQLVQDPVVKVFDAIMNFKQEEAAKLIEXLDIKLDIEDRDKEGKPLLKCPEQVVGGTYGVLNRKRGRVFEESQVAGTPMFVVKA